In Triticum aestivum cultivar Chinese Spring chromosome 5B, IWGSC CS RefSeq v2.1, whole genome shotgun sequence, the following proteins share a genomic window:
- the LOC123117051 gene encoding F-box/FBD/LRR-repeat protein At5g56420, with protein MELHNNDSPCQQSEAEDRLSALTDDILLSILMRSGLITAARTSVLSTRWRNLPWLLPELNVDVKDFLSVPHPDPIEANDMHDAMVSLTKAVRSFFDKPRRESTLTNLQLKLYSINTFSSDIGPLVCDAIDSGLLKDLDLTILDETEPRDCNDPHMLRLADGMDHFFNAYPSVFHCLTRLSLHNVCFYELDMHHLLFDRCTQLKYLRLFHCDAGRGFLWKIDAPSSKLRVLELDTCCFGRLDLLCLPKLERLHWDTWESENAPLSFGSVPSLGELHLANGSELNQNVIKLSELLRGTTGIHTLTLDFIGENLWMQPEMKQLSSAFSKLRMLSILGIFVEFDLIWTTALLEAAPFVEILQVQVYDHLCDIDGEVRLQRFPERRSPRWEMDCRGSKNLLLRELQIICFKPLKQQLAFTRAMLERAPNLQKIILRDESCETCDDLGQPPPCSSAERLFPESKDEQERVVRRITDGVMFSGQVIFDDRKKL; from the exons ATGGAGCTACATAATAATGATTCGCCCTGCCAA CAATCAGAGGCGGAAGACAGACTTAGTGCACTGACTGATGATATTTTGCTGTCTATCTTGATGAGATCTGGCCTAATTACAGCTGCAAGGACAAGTGTACTCTCTACACGTTGGAGAAATCTGCCTTGGTTGCTGCCTGAGCTCAACGTTGatgtcaaggatttcctatctgtTCCACACCCagatccaattgaggcaaatgacaTGCATGACGCGATGGTGTCCCTTACCAAAGCAGTCAGGAGCTTCTTTGATAAGCCTCGGAGAGAATCAACCCTCACAAACCTGCAGCTCAAGCTCTATTCGATCAACACCTTCTCAAGCGACATCGGCCCGCTAGTGTGCGACGCGATCGACAGTGGCTTGCTGAAAGATTTGGATCTCACGATCCTCGATGAGACGGAACCGCGCGACTGTAATGATCCTCATATGCTACGGCTTGCCGACGGCATGGACCATTTCTTCAATGCCTACCCTAGTGTGTTCCATTGCCTCACAAGGCTTTCTCTCCACAATGTGTGCTTTTACGAGTTGGACATGCACCATCTCCTGTTTGACCGTTGCACACAATTGAAGTATCTAAGACTCTTTCATTGTGACGCTGGTCGTGGCTTTCTGTGGAAGATAGATGCACCAAGCTCGAAACTCCGTGTTCTGGAGCTCGACACGTGTTGCTTCGGGAGGCTTGACCTGCTCTGCCTTCCGAAACTGGAGAGGCTTCATTGGGACACCTGGGAATCTGAAAATGCACCATTGTCTTTTGGTTCTGTTCCCTCTCTTGGAGAATTACACCTTGCAAATGGGTCCGAACTTAATCAGAATGTGATCAAGTTAAGTGAACTTCTACGTGGCACCACGGGCATACATACTCtaacgctggattttataggagaaAAT CTTTGGATGCAACCTGAAATGAAGCAACTCAGCTCTGCATTCAGCAAGCTAAGGATGCTGTCCATACTTGGTATCTTTGTTGAATTTGACCTTATATGGACGACAGCCCTTCTTGAGGCAGCCCCTTTTGTTGAAATATTACAAGTTCAG GTATATGACCATTTATGCGATATCGATGGCGAGGTCAGACTGCAGCGCTTCCCTGAGAGAAGGAGCCCTCGGTGGGAGATGGACTGCCGCGGCTCCAAGAACCTTCTACTGAGAGAGCTCCAAATTATTTGTTTTAAGCCGCTAAAGCAGCAGCTGGCATTCACAAGGGCTATGCTGGAGCGAGCACCCAATTTgcagaaaataattttgagagatgAGTCATGTGAGACATGTGATGACCTTGGGCAGCCGCCGCCCTGTTCTTCTGCAGAGCGTCTTTTCCCAGAGAGCAAGGATGAGCAGGAAAGGGTGGTCAGGCGAATTACAGATGGTGTGATGTTCTCAGGCCAAGTAATTTTTGATGATCGTAAGAAGCTGTAG
- the LOC123117052 gene encoding pectin acetylesterase 9 isoform X1 translates to MPPLTAMARRRVRTWAAAVATGVLVVVVAAASAAAAAGVEEKLMVDMTLVPGAASTGAVCLDGSPPAYHLHQGSGAGARGWLLQFEGGGWCNDARSCAQRARMSLGSSSLMNKLEVFSGLLSNDPAMNPDFYNWNRVKIRYCDGGSFAGDSEFRNGVSMLALFPAAACVQQKFAAQCLPLHMQSSVIYMRGQRIWDAIITDLFLKGLAKAEKVLLSGCSAGGLATFFHCDDLEERLRGVATVKCMSDAGFFLDVDDISGHSTVRSFFNGVVDFQGVQKNLNKNCSDSTVKSYQCFFRQYALRSMRAPYFILNSAYDVYQFFQNFVPPSSDPRGQWSRCKAALSACSSSQIATLQGLRSAMLMALKPFEGESKVGMFINSCFSHCQSESQDTWFAPNSPRLHDKAIAKLVGDWYFERGAAQEVDCPYPCDSTCHNIIPSN, encoded by the exons ATGCCGCCGTTGACCGCCATGGCCCGGCGGCGGGTCCGGACGTGGGCTGCAGCCGTCGCCACGGGTgtgctcgtcgtcgtcgtcgctgctgcttctgctgctgcggcggcggggGTCGAGGAGAAGCTGATGGTGGACATGACTCTCGTCCCAGGCGCCGCGTCGACGGGAGCAG TGTGCCTCGACGGGAGCCCGCCGGCGTACCACCTCCACCAGggctccggcgccggcgctcgcggCTGGCTGCTCCAGTTCGAGGGCGGCGGTTGGTGCAACGACGCGCGGTCGTGCGCCCAGAGAGCCCGCATGTCACTAGGTTCGAGCAGCCTCATGAACAAGCTCGAGGTGTTCTCCGGATTGCTCAGCAACGATCCCGCCATGAACCCAG ATTTTTACAATTGGAATAGAGTGAAAATTCGATACTGCGATGGCGGCTCCTTTGCGGGCGATTCAGAGTTCAGAAATGGTGTAAGTATGCTTGCATTATTTCCTGCTGCTGCATGCGTTCAACAGAAGTTTGCTGCTCAGTGCTTGCCTCTACATATGCAGTCTTCAGTCATCTACATGAGAGGCCAGAGGATATGGGATGCAATCATCACCGATCTGTTCCTGAAAGGCCTTGCGAAAGCCGAAAAG GTGCTGCTCTCAGGCTGCTCAGCAGGAGGTCTAGCTACGTTCTTCCACTGCGACGACCTCGAGGAGCGTCTCCGAGGTGTAGCCACGGTGAAATGCATGAGCGATGCAGGGTTTTTCCTTGATGT GGACGATATTTCCGGCCACAGCACCGTCAGGTCTTTCTTTAACGGGGTAGTCGATTTCCAG GGGGTTCAGAAGAATTTGAACAAAAACTGTTCGGATTCGACGGTAAAATCTTATCAG TGCTTTTTCCGGCAATATGCGCTTCGGAGCATGAGAGCCCCCTATTTCATCTTGAATTCAGCTTACGACGTATATCAG ttttttcaaaattttgtgCCTCCTTCGTCTGATCCTAGAGGTCAATGGAGTCGCTGCAAGGCGGCCCTTAGCGCATGCAGCTCATCCCAAATTGCAACTCTCCAAG GCCTGAGAAGCGCAATGTTAATGGCTCTGAAACCGTTCGAAGGCGAATCGAAGGTGGGGATGTTCATCAATTCTTGCTTTTCACATTGCCAGAGCGAGTCTCAGGACACATGGTTTGCACCAAATTCCCCAAGACTACATGACAAG GCAATTGCGAAGCTTGTTGGTGATTGGTACTTTGAAAGGGGTGCCGCCCAAGAAGTTGACTGCCCCTATCCTTGTGACTCGACTTGTCACAACATTATACCATCTAACTAG
- the LOC123117052 gene encoding pectin acetylesterase 9 isoform X2 produces the protein MPPLTAMARRRVRTWAAAVATGVLVVVVAAASAAAAAGVEEKLMVDMTLVPGAASTGAVCLDGSPPAYHLHQGSGAGARGWLLQFEGGGWCNDARSCAQRARMSLGSSSLMNKLEVFSGLLSNDPAMNPDFYNWNRVKIRYCDGGSFAGDSEFRNGSSVIYMRGQRIWDAIITDLFLKGLAKAEKVLLSGCSAGGLATFFHCDDLEERLRGVATVKCMSDAGFFLDVDDISGHSTVRSFFNGVVDFQGVQKNLNKNCSDSTVKSYQCFFRQYALRSMRAPYFILNSAYDVYQFFQNFVPPSSDPRGQWSRCKAALSACSSSQIATLQGLRSAMLMALKPFEGESKVGMFINSCFSHCQSESQDTWFAPNSPRLHDKAIAKLVGDWYFERGAAQEVDCPYPCDSTCHNIIPSN, from the exons ATGCCGCCGTTGACCGCCATGGCCCGGCGGCGGGTCCGGACGTGGGCTGCAGCCGTCGCCACGGGTgtgctcgtcgtcgtcgtcgctgctgcttctgctgctgcggcggcggggGTCGAGGAGAAGCTGATGGTGGACATGACTCTCGTCCCAGGCGCCGCGTCGACGGGAGCAG TGTGCCTCGACGGGAGCCCGCCGGCGTACCACCTCCACCAGggctccggcgccggcgctcgcggCTGGCTGCTCCAGTTCGAGGGCGGCGGTTGGTGCAACGACGCGCGGTCGTGCGCCCAGAGAGCCCGCATGTCACTAGGTTCGAGCAGCCTCATGAACAAGCTCGAGGTGTTCTCCGGATTGCTCAGCAACGATCCCGCCATGAACCCAG ATTTTTACAATTGGAATAGAGTGAAAATTCGATACTGCGATGGCGGCTCCTTTGCGGGCGATTCAGAGTTCAGAAATGGT TCTTCAGTCATCTACATGAGAGGCCAGAGGATATGGGATGCAATCATCACCGATCTGTTCCTGAAAGGCCTTGCGAAAGCCGAAAAG GTGCTGCTCTCAGGCTGCTCAGCAGGAGGTCTAGCTACGTTCTTCCACTGCGACGACCTCGAGGAGCGTCTCCGAGGTGTAGCCACGGTGAAATGCATGAGCGATGCAGGGTTTTTCCTTGATGT GGACGATATTTCCGGCCACAGCACCGTCAGGTCTTTCTTTAACGGGGTAGTCGATTTCCAG GGGGTTCAGAAGAATTTGAACAAAAACTGTTCGGATTCGACGGTAAAATCTTATCAG TGCTTTTTCCGGCAATATGCGCTTCGGAGCATGAGAGCCCCCTATTTCATCTTGAATTCAGCTTACGACGTATATCAG ttttttcaaaattttgtgCCTCCTTCGTCTGATCCTAGAGGTCAATGGAGTCGCTGCAAGGCGGCCCTTAGCGCATGCAGCTCATCCCAAATTGCAACTCTCCAAG GCCTGAGAAGCGCAATGTTAATGGCTCTGAAACCGTTCGAAGGCGAATCGAAGGTGGGGATGTTCATCAATTCTTGCTTTTCACATTGCCAGAGCGAGTCTCAGGACACATGGTTTGCACCAAATTCCCCAAGACTACATGACAAG GCAATTGCGAAGCTTGTTGGTGATTGGTACTTTGAAAGGGGTGCCGCCCAAGAAGTTGACTGCCCCTATCCTTGTGACTCGACTTGTCACAACATTATACCATCTAACTAG
- the LOC123113466 gene encoding NADH-ubiquinone oxidoreductase subunit 8 — MAALLARQAALALRARQTARLGPSATAMQGHLRTYMDAGAPKRFKEDEEKEQLAKELAKDWSAVFERSINTLFLTEMVRGLMLTLKYFFERKVTINYPFEKGPLSPRFRGEHALRRYDTGEERCIACKLCEAICPAQAITIEAEEREDGSRRTTRYDIDMTKCIYCGFCQEACPVDAIVEGPNFEFSTETHEELLYDKEKLLENGDRWETEIAENLKSEALYR; from the exons ATGGCGGCGCTCCTAGCCCGGCAGGCAGCCCTGGCCCTCCGCGCTAGGCAGACG GCGCGTCTCGGCCCGTCCGCGACGGCGATGCAGGGCCACCTCCGGACCTACATGGACGCGGGGGCGCCCAAGAGGTTCAAAG AGGACGAGGAGAAAGAACAGCTTGCGAAAGAGCTCGCCAAAGATTGGAGTGCTG TGTTTGAAAGGAGTATCAATACATTGTTTTTGACTGAAATGGTCCGTGGTTTGATGCTGACGCTCAAGTACTTCTTCGAGAGGAAAGTTACA ATTAACTATCCATTTGAGAAGGGCCCTTTGAGCCCCCGTTTCCGAGGTGAGCATGCTCTCAGGCGTTATGATACTGGGGAAGAGCGATGCATTGCCTGTAAACTATGTGAAGCT ATATGCCCAGCCCAGGCAATTACTATTGAGGCAGAAGAACGTGAAGATGGCAGTCGCCGAACCACAAG ATACGATATTGACATGACCAAATGCATCTACTGCGGGTTCTGCCAGGAAGCTTGCCCTGTCGATGCTATTGTCGAAGGCCCTAACTTTGAGTTCTCTACTGAAACTCACGAG GAGCTGCTGTACGACAAGGAGAAACTGCTCGAGAACGGCGACCGCTGGGAGACCGAGATTGCCGAGAACCTGAAGTCTGAGGCCCTTTACCGTTGA